A genomic region of Gemmatimonadota bacterium contains the following coding sequences:
- a CDS encoding inositol-3-phosphate synthase: protein MKERPEIRPAQGKVGVLLPGLGAVATTVVAGVEAAKRGLARPIGSLSQMNTIRLGKRTEGRAPLIREFIGLAELDQLVFGAWDPIPDDAYDSAINAGVLERSHLDPIEAELRKVRPMPAAFDRSYVKRLDGTNVKQAKNKRELAEQLREDIRTFMRDNGCDRAVMVWCGSTEIFLRKSEVHESIEAFEKAMEENDPAIAPSMLYAYAAIMEGVPYANGAPNLSADFPALERLAIERSVPIGGKDFKTGQTLMKTILAPGLKARMLGLSGWFSTNILGNRDGAVLDDPDSFKTKEESKLGVLEHILQPSMYPELYGNIYHKVRINYYPPRGDNKEGWDNLDIFGWMGYPMQIKVDFLCRDSILAAPIVLDLAIFLDLAGRAGMRGVQEWLSFYFKSPQALPGLEAEHDLFIQHWKLKNTLRWLGGEEQLTHLGIEYYE from the coding sequence GTGAAGGAACGCCCGGAGATCCGTCCCGCGCAGGGAAAGGTCGGCGTGCTGCTGCCCGGATTGGGCGCGGTGGCGACCACCGTCGTCGCCGGCGTGGAGGCCGCGAAGCGCGGTCTGGCGCGTCCCATCGGCAGCCTCTCGCAGATGAACACCATCCGCCTGGGGAAGCGCACCGAAGGGCGCGCGCCGTTGATCCGCGAGTTCATCGGCCTGGCCGAGCTCGATCAGCTCGTCTTCGGCGCGTGGGATCCCATCCCCGACGACGCCTACGACAGCGCGATCAACGCCGGCGTGCTGGAGCGCTCCCACCTGGATCCGATCGAGGCGGAGCTGCGCAAGGTGCGTCCCATGCCGGCGGCGTTCGACCGCAGCTACGTCAAGCGCCTCGACGGCACCAATGTGAAGCAGGCGAAGAACAAGCGTGAGCTCGCCGAGCAGCTGCGCGAGGACATCCGCACGTTCATGCGCGACAACGGGTGCGACCGCGCGGTGATGGTGTGGTGCGGCTCGACGGAGATCTTCCTCAGGAAGAGTGAGGTCCACGAGTCCATCGAGGCCTTCGAGAAGGCGATGGAGGAGAACGACCCCGCCATCGCGCCCAGCATGCTCTATGCGTATGCCGCCATCATGGAAGGCGTGCCGTACGCCAACGGGGCGCCGAACCTCTCCGCGGATTTCCCCGCGCTGGAGCGGTTGGCCATCGAGCGCAGCGTGCCCATCGGGGGGAAGGACTTCAAGACGGGGCAGACCCTGATGAAGACCATCCTGGCCCCGGGACTCAAGGCCCGCATGCTCGGCCTCAGCGGGTGGTTCAGCACCAACATCCTGGGCAACCGGGACGGTGCGGTGCTGGACGATCCCGATTCGTTCAAGACGAAGGAGGAGTCCAAGCTGGGCGTGCTCGAGCACATCCTGCAGCCCTCCATGTATCCGGAGCTGTACGGGAACATCTACCACAAGGTCCGCATCAACTACTACCCGCCCCGGGGGGACAACAAGGAAGGCTGGGACAACCTCGACATCTTCGGATGGATGGGGTATCCGATGCAGATCAAGGTCGACTTCCTCTGCCGGGACTCGATCCTCGCGGCCCCGATCGTCCTGGATCTGGCCATCTTCCTCGACCTGGCGGGTCGGGCGGGGATGCGCGGCGTGCAGGAGTGGCTGTCCTTCTACTTCAAGAGTCCGCAGGCGCTGCCGGGGCTCGAGGCCGAGCACGACCTCTTCATCCAGCACTGGAAGCTGAAGAACACCCTGCGCTGGCTGGGAGGCGAGGAGCAGCTCACGCATCTCGGCATCGAGTACTACGAGTGA
- a CDS encoding CDP-alcohol phosphatidyltransferase family protein yields MSTPAREKGLKALRLPVYRIIEPLTQWLVRHRVHPNLISTLGFIVTVVAGFLYHSDHVRTAGFFVLLGGLFDIFDGRVARQGGLASKFGSFYDSTMDRISEVVVFIGLLSLYNNVRTELADVWMIYMIVLALSGSMMVSYTRSRAEALGLDCSVGFMQRAERVVLLGLGSILFGLMWNGIVISGIIVLMAVTTNITAVQRMIWVYRHAGGVPLESSKAGQGPPAASSKPPV; encoded by the coding sequence GTGAGCACGCCCGCACGCGAGAAGGGCCTCAAGGCGCTCCGCCTCCCGGTCTATCGGATCATCGAGCCGCTCACGCAGTGGCTGGTCCGGCATCGCGTGCATCCCAACCTGATCTCCACGCTCGGATTCATCGTCACCGTGGTGGCGGGTTTCCTGTACCACTCCGACCACGTGCGTACGGCGGGGTTCTTCGTCCTGCTCGGCGGCCTGTTCGACATCTTCGACGGGCGGGTGGCGCGCCAGGGCGGACTGGCCTCCAAGTTCGGGTCGTTCTACGACTCGACCATGGACCGCATCAGCGAGGTGGTCGTCTTCATCGGGTTGCTGTCCCTCTACAACAACGTGCGGACCGAGCTCGCCGACGTCTGGATGATCTACATGATCGTCCTGGCCCTGTCGGGCTCCATGATGGTGTCCTACACCCGCTCGCGGGCCGAGGCGCTCGGTCTCGATTGCAGCGTGGGCTTCATGCAGCGCGCGGAGCGCGTGGTCCTGCTGGGTCTGGGCTCCATCCTGTTCGGTCTGATGTGGAACGGCATCGTCATCAGCGGCATCATCGTGCTGATGGCCGTGACCACCAACATCACGGCCGTGCAGCGCATGATCTGGGTGTACCGGCACGCCGGCGGCGTGCCGCTCGAATCCTCCAAGGCCGGGCAGGGCCCGCCGGCCGCGTCGTCCAAGCCTCCGGTCTGA
- a CDS encoding YlbF family regulator produces the protein MSALLNMAKDLGGALARTDEYQALRRAIRAADEDEDLTRLRQEMDGLEGRVSEALRAGQEPEEALAEQYNDTFGRLQTNASYQRLVAAQSNFDKVLMRVNETITRGLEEGGESRIILPS, from the coding sequence ATGTCCGCACTGCTGAACATGGCCAAGGATCTCGGCGGCGCGCTGGCGCGCACGGACGAGTACCAGGCGTTGCGTCGTGCCATCCGCGCGGCGGACGAGGACGAGGATCTCACCCGGCTGCGGCAGGAGATGGACGGGCTGGAAGGCCGCGTCTCGGAGGCCCTGCGCGCCGGACAGGAGCCCGAGGAGGCCCTGGCCGAGCAGTACAACGACACCTTCGGTCGGCTGCAGACCAACGCGAGCTATCAGCGTCTCGTGGCCGCGCAGAGCAACTTCGACAAGGTGCTCATGCGCGTGAACGAGACCATCACGCGCGGCCTCGAAGAGGGCGGCGAGAGCCGCATCATCCTGCCCTCGTGA
- the prmC gene encoding peptide chain release factor N(5)-glutamine methyltransferase, giving the protein MTSQAAPVEPPPPGRPWTVLHLLRWSTAHLEGRGIERARLDTELLLGHALGLSRLQLYLHFDRPLDPAELDVFRPLLRRRARREPLQYVVGSAAFRELDLAVDPRVLIPRPETEGLVEEVLRWAAAQSQPPDVLEIGTGSGAIALSLRREGTFGRVVATDVSAEALEVARMNAERTGLGDIEWRPGDAFTPVGEDERFDVLVSNPPYVAQADRETLQPEVVDHEPAGALFSGPDGLDLLRVLVREGAARVRPGGLLALEIGAAQGPALLALAQESGAWTAARVGSDLSGRDRYLLAARGGSRPSGEEREEPGGRERACPHC; this is encoded by the coding sequence GTGACCTCGCAGGCCGCCCCGGTCGAGCCCCCGCCGCCGGGCCGCCCCTGGACCGTGCTGCACCTCCTGCGCTGGAGCACCGCGCATCTGGAGGGGCGGGGCATCGAGCGCGCCCGACTCGACACCGAGCTCCTGCTCGGGCACGCGCTGGGTCTGTCGCGGCTCCAGCTGTATCTCCACTTCGATCGTCCGCTCGATCCTGCGGAGCTGGACGTCTTCCGGCCGCTGCTCCGCCGCCGGGCGCGCCGCGAGCCGCTCCAGTACGTCGTCGGCTCGGCCGCCTTCCGCGAGCTGGACCTGGCGGTGGACCCGCGGGTCCTCATCCCGCGCCCCGAGACCGAGGGGCTGGTCGAGGAGGTCCTGCGCTGGGCCGCGGCGCAGAGCCAGCCGCCCGACGTCCTCGAGATCGGGACGGGGAGCGGAGCGATCGCGCTCTCGCTCCGGCGGGAAGGGACGTTCGGACGGGTGGTGGCCACCGACGTCTCCGCGGAGGCCCTGGAGGTGGCGCGCATGAACGCGGAGCGGACCGGCCTGGGGGACATCGAATGGCGTCCGGGCGACGCCTTCACCCCCGTGGGCGAGGACGAGCGCTTCGACGTGCTGGTGTCCAACCCTCCCTACGTGGCCCAGGCCGACCGGGAGACCCTCCAGCCCGAGGTCGTCGACCATGAGCCTGCCGGTGCCCTGTTCTCCGGCCCGGACGGGCTCGACCTTCTCCGGGTGCTCGTCCGCGAGGGCGCCGCGCGGGTGCGGCCCGGCGGGCTGCTGGCCCTCGAGATCGGCGCGGCGCAGGGGCCCGCGCTGCTGGCCCTGGCACAGGAAAGCGGGGCCTGGACGGCCGCGCGGGTGGGCAGCGACTTGAGCGGCCGAGATCGTTATCTTCTCGCCGCGCGTGGCGGGTCCCGGCCGTCCGGCGAGGAGCGGGAAGAACCGGGAGGACGGGAGCGAGCATGTCCGCACTGCTGA
- the prfA gene encoding peptide chain release factor 1, which translates to MSQPAVDPRLRSRLQRAIERFEAIEGALSDPATLSDPERLRDLGIERADLEEAVREGRVLLSLERQLEGARELSTDDTGDEEMRELAQAEVDDLEERLPALQDRVRELLIPKDPLEDRAAVVEVRAGTGGDEAGLFAAELLRMYRRLAERQGWDVELLSLSEGIPGAIKEAIVTVRGRGAYGRLRFESGVHRVQRVPETESQGRIHTSAATVAVLPEAQEVDVEIDPQDLRIDVFRSSGPGGQSVNTTDSAVRITHLPTGLVVSCQDEKSQLKNKTKALKVLRSRLLDRRIAEQEAERARERKLQVGTGDRSGKIRTYNYPQNRVTDHRIGLTLYQLPDVLDGDLGELVSALRLAQEQERMEGEAG; encoded by the coding sequence ATGAGTCAGCCTGCGGTCGATCCGCGCCTGCGTAGCCGTCTCCAGCGCGCCATCGAGCGCTTCGAGGCGATCGAGGGCGCGCTCTCCGATCCGGCGACGCTCTCCGATCCGGAGCGTCTGCGCGATCTGGGGATCGAGCGTGCCGATCTGGAGGAAGCCGTGCGCGAGGGCCGCGTGCTGCTGTCGCTCGAGCGTCAGCTCGAGGGCGCGCGTGAGCTCTCGACGGACGACACCGGCGACGAGGAGATGCGCGAGCTGGCGCAGGCCGAGGTGGACGATCTCGAGGAGCGTCTTCCGGCCCTGCAGGACCGCGTGCGCGAGCTGCTCATCCCCAAGGACCCGCTCGAGGACCGCGCCGCCGTGGTGGAGGTCCGGGCCGGGACCGGTGGGGACGAGGCCGGCCTCTTCGCGGCCGAGCTGCTGCGCATGTACCGGCGTCTGGCCGAGCGTCAGGGCTGGGACGTCGAACTGCTGTCCCTGAGCGAAGGCATCCCCGGCGCCATCAAGGAGGCCATCGTGACGGTGCGGGGCCGAGGCGCCTACGGGCGTCTGCGCTTCGAGTCGGGGGTGCACCGGGTACAGCGCGTACCGGAGACGGAGAGCCAGGGCCGCATCCATACGTCGGCGGCGACGGTGGCCGTGCTGCCCGAGGCCCAGGAGGTCGACGTCGAGATCGACCCGCAGGACCTGCGGATCGACGTCTTCCGCTCCTCGGGACCGGGCGGACAGTCCGTGAACACGACGGACTCGGCCGTGCGTATCACGCACCTGCCCACCGGTCTGGTCGTTTCCTGCCAGGACGAGAAGTCGCAGCTGAAGAACAAGACCAAGGCGCTCAAGGTGCTGCGCTCGCGCCTGTTGGACCGGCGGATCGCGGAACAGGAGGCCGAGCGGGCGCGCGAGCGCAAGCTGCAGGTCGGCACCGGCGACCGCTCGGGCAAGATCCGCACGTACAACTATCCGCAGAACCGGGTGACCGATCATCGCATCGGGCTGACCCTCTATCAGCTGCCCGACGTGCTGGACGGCGACCTGGGCGAGCTCGTCTCCGCGCTCCGTCTGGCGCAGGAGCAGGAGCGCATGGAGGGCGAGGCCGGGTGA
- the lnt gene encoding apolipoprotein N-acyltransferase, translating into MSATLRALAPGLASGLLLAASFPPAPPSPAPFLVLVPLALGLERLPAGAAGRGPAARLGAVAGTVGWALLLPWTWAALAATPVWGTLAFAALVGAFAALTAGVLVAAHALRSARVPAALALPLAWVAGEWLRGHLGPFAFPWLPLANGLTGLPALLGLAPWVGASGVGLWLALPQGAWAGWLSAPGASRSALAGRAVGTAAWLASGVLAWPAPAPAGPTLDVLIVQPDLPVRGDPRATAERALARAGRAVEGRRADLVVLPEGALPVDVPRSPTVVAALAGLAEQSGGAVVVGALGQGVPGMPGARTNRVHLVRADGLDPVEYDKRRLVPILERTPFLPAGGDLTAGRSPGVLEVAGVRAGVLVCYESIFPELARDLARGGAGFLLNPTNDAWYRARGAGTSGLLQHPAHLVFRAIETGRPAVRVANTGPSFLVDARGRLAAVTPLRTDTLLALRVPTVTGPATPFTRTGDLVGPFAAGAVLLLWAAARRRG; encoded by the coding sequence CTGAGCGCGACGCTCCGCGCGCTCGCGCCCGGGCTGGCCAGCGGGCTGCTGCTGGCCGCGTCGTTTCCCCCGGCTCCTCCCTCTCCGGCGCCCTTCCTGGTCCTGGTGCCCCTGGCGCTCGGGCTCGAGCGCCTGCCCGCCGGCGCTGCGGGGCGCGGCCCCGCCGCCCGCCTGGGAGCGGTCGCGGGAACGGTGGGGTGGGCCCTCCTGCTGCCCTGGACGTGGGCTGCGCTGGCGGCCACGCCCGTGTGGGGCACCCTCGCGTTCGCGGCGCTGGTGGGGGCCTTCGCGGCGCTCACCGCCGGCGTCCTCGTGGCGGCCCACGCGCTGCGCTCCGCGCGCGTCCCGGCCGCCCTGGCCCTTCCGTTGGCCTGGGTGGCCGGCGAGTGGCTGCGCGGGCATCTGGGTCCCTTCGCGTTCCCCTGGCTTCCGCTCGCCAACGGGCTGACGGGCCTGCCCGCGCTGCTCGGGCTGGCACCCTGGGTGGGCGCGTCCGGTGTCGGGCTCTGGCTGGCCCTGCCGCAGGGGGCCTGGGCGGGCTGGCTGTCCGCGCCGGGCGCGTCCAGGTCCGCCCTGGCCGGGCGCGCCGTCGGGACGGCCGCCTGGCTGGCGTCGGGCGTCCTGGCCTGGCCGGCGCCCGCTCCGGCGGGGCCCACCCTCGACGTGCTGATCGTCCAGCCGGACCTGCCGGTGCGGGGCGACCCGCGGGCCACCGCCGAGCGGGCGCTGGCCCGCGCCGGGCGGGCCGTGGAGGGGCGCCGCGCCGACCTGGTGGTGCTGCCCGAGGGCGCGCTCCCGGTGGACGTCCCCCGGAGCCCGACCGTGGTGGCCGCGCTGGCAGGGCTGGCGGAGCAGTCGGGGGGCGCGGTGGTGGTGGGGGCGCTGGGGCAGGGCGTCCCCGGGATGCCGGGCGCCCGCACCAACCGTGTGCACCTCGTCCGGGCCGACGGCCTGGACCCGGTCGAGTACGACAAGCGCCGGCTCGTGCCCATCCTCGAGCGCACGCCGTTCCTGCCCGCGGGCGGCGACCTGACCGCGGGTCGGTCGCCGGGGGTCCTCGAGGTCGCGGGCGTGCGCGCGGGGGTGTTGGTCTGCTACGAGTCGATCTTCCCGGAGCTGGCGCGCGACCTGGCGCGCGGGGGTGCGGGGTTCCTCCTCAACCCCACCAACGATGCGTGGTACCGGGCGCGGGGCGCCGGCACCTCCGGGCTGCTCCAGCATCCCGCCCATCTGGTGTTCCGGGCCATCGAGACCGGGCGGCCCGCGGTGCGCGTGGCGAATACGGGCCCCTCGTTCCTTGTGGACGCGCGCGGGCGTCTCGCGGCCGTCACGCCGCTGCGGACCGACACGCTGCTCGCGCTGCGCGTGCCCACCGTGACAGGACCGGCCACGCCGTTCACGCGCACGGGAGACCTGGTCGGTCCCTTCGCGGCCGGTGCGGTCCTGTTGCTCTGGGCGGCGGCCCGGCGGCGCGGTTGA
- a CDS encoding Gfo/Idh/MocA family oxidoreductase: MSTARIRLGILGTGAVSQVAHLPLLAGRDDVEIAAVSDLDGLKAREVASRFGIERILDDRALIEDPGLDAIVIATPNVRHEEQALAAIEAGKHVLVERPVALTSDGAARLVAAAQERDRALVVGLSHRHRPDVTALRSFVAGGELGHVYSVSGSVLNRKVALTRTPWRQRREEAGGGALMDLGVQLLDLCLWLVGYPDVARVTAVTLTGDYEVEDAAVVLAETDSGIAISLEASWSLFADSDQYHTRVLGREGSGWLPPLTMHRQLGGRPLDVTPRQSTRENLYVAGYRRLLDRFVGMVIGERAVEQSEEQVRLMRVIEAAYRSAREQREVRPLDGD, from the coding sequence ATGAGCACAGCGAGGATTCGCCTTGGAATCCTCGGGACGGGAGCGGTCAGCCAGGTGGCCCACCTGCCGCTGCTGGCCGGACGGGACGACGTGGAGATCGCCGCCGTCTCGGATCTGGACGGCCTGAAGGCCCGCGAGGTCGCGTCCCGCTTCGGGATCGAGCGCATCCTGGACGACCGGGCGCTGATCGAGGATCCGGGGCTCGACGCCATCGTGATCGCCACCCCCAACGTGCGGCACGAGGAACAGGCGCTCGCGGCCATCGAAGCCGGGAAGCACGTGCTGGTCGAGCGTCCCGTCGCCCTCACGAGTGACGGTGCGGCCCGCCTGGTGGCCGCGGCGCAGGAGCGGGACCGTGCTCTCGTGGTGGGGCTCTCCCACCGCCACCGGCCCGACGTCACGGCGCTGCGCTCCTTCGTGGCCGGTGGCGAGCTGGGTCACGTCTACTCGGTCTCGGGCAGCGTGCTGAACCGCAAGGTGGCGCTGACGCGCACGCCGTGGCGGCAGCGGCGCGAGGAGGCGGGCGGAGGCGCGCTCATGGACCTGGGCGTGCAGCTCCTCGACCTCTGTCTGTGGCTCGTGGGCTACCCGGACGTGGCGCGGGTCACGGCCGTGACCTTGACCGGCGACTACGAGGTGGAGGACGCCGCGGTCGTCCTGGCCGAGACGGACAGCGGCATCGCCATCTCGCTCGAGGCCAGTTGGAGCCTGTTCGCCGACTCCGACCAGTACCACACCCGCGTGTTGGGGCGTGAAGGCTCGGGCTGGCTGCCGCCGCTGACCATGCACCGTCAGCTCGGTGGGCGTCCGCTCGACGTCACCCCGCGGCAATCCACGCGCGAGAACCTGTACGTCGCAGGCTACCGCCGACTCCTGGATCGCTTCGTCGGCATGGTGATCGGCGAGCGCGCCGTGGAGCAGTCGGAGGAGCAGGTCCGGCTGATGCGCGTGATCGAGGCGGCGTACCGGTCGGCTCGCGAGCAGCGCGAGGTCCGCCCGCTCGACGGCGACTGA
- the rimO gene encoding 30S ribosomal protein S12 methylthiotransferase RimO has translation MSDDRRSARARSRDLPVFPLAPAGPGTLTAPRAVDAIGSDHGTRVSLVTLGCDKNTVDSERILAALLAGGARVSPDPADADVVLINTCGFIEAAKEESIETLLEACQLKETRGVRAVVAVGCLVQRYKADLERELPEVDLFLGLSELDRLLPELTDRGLLEQETIPLMERPLRVLTSATPHTTYLKISEGCDHTCAFCAIPSMRGLHRSAPLDALVEEAALLGRRGVKELNVISQDTTWYGRDLRRRIGQEAPLLPDLLRALLEGTDVPWYRLFYMYPSGLTRDLVDLMASQPRILPYLDMPLQHGSDAVLAAMRRPERQATIRERVGWLRDSVPDLTLRTTVIVGFPGETDDDFQRLLDLLEELRIERVGAFTYSVEEGTPAADYPGQVSESLARERLEELMERQARISLEANLEQVGTTRTALIDHATPDDPDFAWVARTAGQALDVDGVTRILRDGSASAPEPRPGDFVRVAIEDAEEHDLVARLPGPGE, from the coding sequence TTGAGCGACGACCGGCGCAGCGCCCGGGCCCGTTCCCGGGACCTTCCCGTCTTCCCGCTGGCCCCCGCGGGCCCCGGCACGCTCACGGCGCCGCGGGCCGTGGATGCGATCGGATCGGACCACGGGACCCGGGTCAGCCTGGTCACGCTCGGCTGCGACAAGAACACCGTCGATTCGGAGCGCATCCTGGCCGCGCTGCTCGCGGGCGGCGCGCGGGTCTCGCCCGACCCCGCCGACGCGGACGTGGTGTTGATCAACACCTGCGGCTTCATCGAAGCCGCCAAGGAGGAGTCCATCGAGACCCTCCTCGAGGCCTGCCAGCTCAAGGAGACCCGCGGGGTGCGGGCGGTCGTGGCGGTCGGGTGCCTGGTGCAGCGCTACAAGGCGGATCTGGAGCGCGAGCTCCCGGAGGTGGACCTGTTCCTCGGGCTGAGCGAGCTCGATCGTCTGTTGCCGGAGTTGACCGACCGCGGGCTGCTGGAGCAGGAGACCATCCCGCTGATGGAGCGGCCGCTGCGGGTCCTGACCAGCGCCACGCCGCACACGACCTACCTGAAGATCAGCGAAGGCTGCGATCACACCTGCGCGTTCTGTGCGATCCCGTCCATGCGGGGCCTGCACCGCTCCGCTCCGTTGGACGCGCTCGTGGAGGAGGCCGCGCTCCTCGGGCGGCGCGGCGTCAAGGAGCTGAACGTCATCTCGCAGGACACGACCTGGTACGGGCGTGACCTCCGACGCCGGATCGGACAAGAGGCTCCTCTCCTGCCGGATCTGTTGCGGGCGCTGCTGGAGGGGACCGACGTCCCCTGGTACCGCCTGTTCTACATGTATCCGTCCGGTCTGACGCGGGACCTGGTGGACCTGATGGCGTCGCAGCCCAGGATCCTCCCCTACCTGGACATGCCGCTGCAACACGGCAGCGACGCCGTGCTGGCGGCCATGCGCCGTCCGGAGCGACAGGCCACGATCCGCGAGCGGGTGGGCTGGCTGCGGGACAGTGTCCCGGACCTCACGCTGCGCACCACGGTCATCGTGGGCTTCCCCGGCGAGACCGACGACGACTTCCAGCGCCTGCTCGATCTGCTGGAGGAGTTGCGCATCGAGCGCGTAGGGGCCTTCACCTATTCCGTGGAGGAGGGCACGCCCGCGGCCGACTATCCCGGACAGGTCTCCGAGTCCCTCGCGCGCGAGCGCCTGGAGGAGCTGATGGAGCGGCAGGCCCGCATCTCCCTCGAGGCCAACCTGGAACAGGTGGGGACCACCCGCACCGCGCTGATCGACCACGCCACGCCGGACGACCCGGACTTCGCGTGGGTGGCGCGCACGGCGGGACAGGCGCTCGACGTGGACGGCGTGACCCGCATCCTGCGGGACGGGTCCGCCTCCGCGCCGGAGCCCCGACCCGGCGACTTCGTGCGGGTCGCCATCGAGGATGCCGAAGAGCACGACCTGGTGGCCCGGCTCCCGGGCCCGGGCGAATGA
- a CDS encoding outer membrane lipoprotein carrier protein LolA codes for MTDRVRRLRRLLAPALLAVVPVAVAGQAPGDALAILEAASARYAALTSLCAGFEQTLEVPLVGQTTRSRGELCQLDPNLFKMDFQDPAGDRIVADGTWLWLYFPSAQPDQVIRSRMAAQNESIDFHREFLQDPGVKYAPTLLGPETVGGASTHHLRLRPLQPSGYANVEVWLDTRQHWIRRIRIEQENGSVRTLDLADIRVDPPLRPGDFAFTPPPGATVVTG; via the coding sequence ATGACCGATCGAGTCCGACGCCTGCGCCGACTGCTCGCGCCCGCCTTGCTGGCGGTCGTGCCCGTCGCCGTCGCCGGTCAGGCCCCGGGAGACGCGCTCGCCATCCTGGAAGCCGCGTCGGCGCGCTACGCCGCGCTGACCTCCCTGTGCGCCGGGTTCGAGCAGACGTTGGAGGTCCCGCTGGTGGGCCAGACCACGCGCAGCCGCGGGGAGCTGTGCCAGCTCGACCCCAACCTGTTCAAGATGGACTTCCAGGACCCGGCCGGGGACCGCATCGTCGCGGACGGCACCTGGCTGTGGCTCTACTTCCCCAGCGCGCAGCCCGACCAGGTCATCCGGTCGCGCATGGCCGCCCAGAACGAGTCCATCGACTTCCACCGCGAATTCCTTCAGGACCCCGGCGTGAAGTACGCGCCGACGCTGCTGGGACCGGAGACGGTGGGCGGTGCTTCCACCCACCATCTGCGTCTGCGCCCGCTCCAACCCTCGGGCTATGCGAACGTGGAGGTGTGGCTGGACACCCGGCAGCACTGGATCCGCCGCATCCGCATCGAGCAGGAGAACGGCTCGGTGCGCACGCTCGACCTCGCCGACATCCGCGTCGATCCGCCCCTGCGCCCAGGCGACTTCGCGTTCACGCCGCCCCCGGGCGCCACGGTGGTCACCGGTTGA